CCGGAGACGTACATGAACCTGAGCGGCATTGCGGTGCGCGAGCTGGTGCGCGAGTACGAAGCCGATCCGGCGCAGGACCTGATCGTGGTGTACGACGAGCTGGATCTTCCGCTGGGGCAGTTGCGCATCCGCCCGCGCGGCAGCTCGGCCGGCCACAACGGGATGGAATCGATCATCGGCGCGCTGGGGACGGAAGAGTTCACCCGCGTGCGCATGGGGATCAACCCGGGGCGGCCGTTGAAAGAAGGCGCGCCCTACCTGCTGTCGCCCATCAAGCGCTCGCAGGAGGAAGCGGTCGCCGACATGATCGACCAGGCCGCCGAGGCGGTGAAGGTGGTCCTCACCGACGGCGTCGCCGCGGCCATGACCCGGTTCAACCGCAAGGCGGAATCGGCGGAGATGTAACGCCGCCGTCCCGGCGGCGAACGAGGACGAAACGCGCTCGGGACAGCCGGC
This genomic window from Terriglobales bacterium contains:
- the pth gene encoding aminoacyl-tRNA hydrolase, whose product is MKLVVGLGNPGIEYQFTPHNMGFLAVDRIADEHKVRVANRHCRALTGRAAIAGHDVLLAKPETYMNLSGIAVRELVREYEADPAQDLIVVYDELDLPLGQLRIRPRGSSAGHNGMESIIGALGTEEFTRVRMGINPGRPLKEGAPYLLSPIKRSQEEAVADMIDQAAEAVKVVLTDGVAAAMTRFNRKAESAEM